From a region of the Mycobacterium intracellulare ATCC 13950 genome:
- a CDS encoding DUF7937 domain-containing protein: MVSQSSDDTPTGPIGARAQQAPAPRIIRPHATGGTTPVAGGTGRRRAIVSDATAVVLLVLAVFLPWNLYFGVGIPDSSPALFAVLLAVTVLAVAAVAVAGSWRSGGERFNPASAARLRLALNAPYLLLVLAVVAFDAYETVRFGGTVTVPGGVGPGAWVGVAGSLLSAQAAPAGPIPADDEYTGWHRSARMIGALSMLAAVLSFGFNLYWRVRYALQSTNGAAEFGKQNIAVIATAVVYGVVALVAVLVASRWLLQRTRASRLTTVALGASALAAGILVWILPVGRDLDAFHGIAQNTSTAGVGFEGYLAWAAGAAIFAPRALFGHRNPSPAEESAWRSATRNGLLLIAVWAVGSIAMRLTDLVVGIALNYPFSRYDSVVLAAFDLVTAALAIWLRRRLAGISARLVTSLCGLVAALSVARVIVGVALAPRFADSPNSPARQPVYGNDLAQQITSTFDVTLCGLALGILAAAVVAGQLHGRRLARRAARKRAADANAAAPTTRVRVGQAPGPSAAATTRMPTGGPGAESDPPTAEIPPLAGSPRIFRGDDSGTRQIPVRGPQIFRPPQT; this comes from the coding sequence ATGGTGAGCCAGAGCAGCGACGACACGCCAACCGGCCCCATCGGGGCCCGGGCCCAGCAGGCGCCCGCGCCCCGCATCATCCGCCCCCACGCCACCGGCGGCACGACACCCGTTGCCGGGGGCACGGGACGGCGCCGGGCCATCGTCAGCGACGCGACCGCGGTGGTGCTGTTGGTGCTCGCCGTGTTCTTGCCGTGGAATCTGTACTTCGGTGTCGGGATTCCCGACAGCAGTCCGGCCCTGTTCGCGGTGCTGCTCGCCGTGACGGTGCTGGCCGTCGCCGCCGTCGCGGTGGCCGGTTCCTGGCGGTCGGGCGGCGAGCGGTTCAACCCGGCGTCCGCGGCGCGGCTTCGGTTGGCGCTCAACGCCCCCTATCTGCTGCTGGTGCTCGCCGTCGTCGCGTTCGACGCGTACGAGACCGTCCGGTTCGGGGGCACGGTCACCGTGCCCGGCGGGGTGGGGCCCGGGGCGTGGGTCGGCGTCGCCGGCTCGCTGCTCAGCGCCCAGGCGGCGCCGGCCGGGCCGATCCCGGCCGACGACGAGTACACGGGCTGGCATCGCTCCGCCCGGATGATCGGGGCGCTGTCGATGCTCGCGGCGGTGCTCAGCTTCGGCTTCAACCTGTACTGGCGGGTGCGCTACGCGCTGCAAAGCACCAACGGCGCGGCGGAATTCGGCAAGCAGAACATCGCGGTGATCGCCACGGCGGTGGTGTACGGGGTGGTGGCGCTGGTCGCGGTCCTGGTCGCGTCCAGGTGGCTGCTGCAGCGCACCCGGGCGAGCCGGCTGACCACCGTCGCACTGGGTGCGTCGGCGTTGGCCGCGGGGATCCTGGTGTGGATCCTGCCCGTCGGCCGCGACCTCGATGCGTTCCACGGCATCGCCCAGAACACCTCGACCGCCGGGGTCGGCTTCGAGGGTTACCTCGCCTGGGCGGCAGGAGCGGCCATCTTCGCGCCGCGGGCCCTGTTCGGTCACCGCAACCCGTCGCCGGCGGAGGAATCCGCGTGGCGGTCCGCGACCCGAAATGGCTTGCTGCTCATCGCCGTCTGGGCCGTGGGGTCGATCGCGATGCGGCTCACCGACCTTGTCGTCGGCATCGCCTTGAACTATCCGTTCTCCCGATACGACAGCGTGGTGCTGGCCGCGTTCGACCTGGTGACCGCGGCCCTGGCGATCTGGCTGCGCCGCCGCCTGGCCGGAATCTCGGCGCGACTGGTCACGTCGCTGTGCGGGCTCGTCGCCGCCCTCAGCGTCGCCCGCGTGATCGTCGGCGTCGCGCTGGCGCCGCGGTTCGCCGACTCGCCCAATTCGCCCGCGCGGCAACCTGTCTACGGCAACGACCTCGCCCAGCAGATCACCAGCACCTTCGACGTGACGCTGTGCGGACTGGCGCTGGGCATCCTGGCGGCCGCCGTCGTGGCCGGGCAACTGCACGGGCGGCGCCTGGCTCGCCGCGCCGCCCGCAAGCGCGCGGCCGACGCGAATGCGGCGGCGCCGACCACCCGGGTCCGCGTGGGCCAGGCCCCCGGGCCGTCGGCCGCGGCCACCACCCGCATGCCCACCGGGGGGCCCGGCGCGGAGAGCGACCCACCCACCGCCGAGATCCCGCCGCTGGCCGGCTCGCCTCGCATCTTTCGCGGCGACGACTCCGGCACGCGGCAGATACCGGTGCGGGGGCCCCAGATCTTCCGCCCGCCGCAAACGTAG
- a CDS encoding NAD-dependent epimerase/dehydratase family protein codes for MRVLLTGAAGFIGSRVGAALRAAGHDVVAVDVLLPAAHGPNPVLPKGCHRVDVRDADALAPLLDGVDAVCHQAAMVGAGVDAADAPAYGGHNDLATTVLLAQMFAAGVRRLVLASSMVVYGQGNYHCRRHGRVDPLPRRRADLDAGAFEHRCPVGGEELAWRLVDEDACLRPRSLYAAGKTAQEHYALAWSEATGGSVVALRYHNVYGPGMPRDTPYSGVAAIFRSSLEKGEPPRVFEDGGQMRDFVHVDDVAAANVAALAHDDGFLAANVCSGQPISIFEVAAALCDARGGSLSPVVTGQYRSGDVRHIVADPARAAEVLGFRAAVLPGDGLREFAFAPLR; via the coding sequence ATGAGGGTGTTGTTGACCGGCGCGGCCGGGTTCATCGGCTCGCGGGTGGGCGCCGCGCTGCGCGCCGCCGGCCACGACGTCGTCGCCGTCGATGTCCTGCTGCCCGCCGCGCACGGCCCGAACCCGGTGTTGCCGAAGGGATGTCACCGCGTCGACGTGCGCGACGCCGACGCGCTGGCCCCGCTCCTGGACGGCGTGGACGCGGTGTGTCATCAGGCGGCGATGGTGGGCGCCGGCGTGGACGCCGCCGACGCGCCCGCCTACGGCGGCCACAACGACCTGGCCACCACGGTGCTGCTGGCGCAGATGTTCGCCGCCGGGGTGCGGCGCCTGGTGCTGGCGTCCTCGATGGTCGTCTACGGGCAGGGGAACTATCACTGCCGACGGCACGGGCGCGTGGACCCGCTGCCGCGCCGGCGCGCGGACCTCGACGCCGGGGCCTTCGAGCACCGGTGCCCGGTCGGCGGGGAGGAGTTGGCGTGGCGCCTCGTCGACGAGGACGCCTGCCTGCGCCCCCGCAGCCTGTACGCGGCCGGCAAGACCGCGCAGGAGCATTACGCGCTGGCCTGGTCGGAGGCCACCGGCGGCTCGGTGGTGGCGCTGCGCTACCACAACGTCTACGGCCCCGGCATGCCGCGCGACACCCCGTATTCGGGCGTGGCGGCGATCTTCCGGTCTTCGCTGGAAAAGGGCGAGCCGCCAAGGGTTTTCGAGGACGGCGGCCAGATGCGCGACTTTGTGCACGTCGATGACGTGGCCGCCGCCAACGTCGCGGCGCTAGCGCACGACGACGGTTTCCTCGCGGCCAATGTCTGCTCGGGGCAGCCGATTTCGATCTTCGAGGTGGCCGCGGCGCTGTGCGACGCGCGGGGCGGTTCGCTGTCGCCGGTGGTCACCGGCCAGTATCGCAGCGGCGACGTGCGCCACATCGTCGCCGACCCGGCCCGGGCGGCCGAGGTGCTGGGGTTTCGCGCGGCGGTATTACCGGGTGACGGGTTGCGCGAGTTCGCGTTCGCGCCCCTTCGGTGA
- a CDS encoding S-methyl-5'-thioadenosine phosphorylase has translation MLGVIGGSGFYTFFGSDADDVTVDTPYGAPSAPVTVGAIEGHDVAFLPRHGAKHEFSAHTVPYRANMWALRKLGVRRVLAPCAVGSLKPELGPGSIVVPDQLVDRTRGRADTYFDSGGIHVDFADPYCPTLRAAVSDLPEVVDGGTMVVIQGPRFSTRAESRWFASAGFSLVNMTGYPEAVLARELEICYAAIALVTDLDAGVSAGEGVRTVDVFAEFERNIGPFKALVRAAIGRVAADRTCTHCLPHTGVALPIELP, from the coding sequence ATGCTCGGAGTCATCGGCGGCAGCGGCTTCTACACCTTCTTCGGATCCGACGCCGACGACGTCACGGTCGACACCCCCTACGGAGCGCCCAGTGCCCCGGTCACCGTGGGCGCCATCGAGGGACACGACGTCGCCTTCCTGCCCCGCCACGGCGCCAAGCACGAATTCTCCGCGCACACCGTGCCGTATCGGGCCAACATGTGGGCCCTGCGCAAACTCGGCGTGCGGCGGGTGCTCGCGCCGTGCGCGGTCGGCAGCCTCAAACCCGAACTCGGCCCGGGCTCCATCGTGGTGCCCGATCAACTGGTCGACCGCACCCGGGGCCGCGCCGACACCTATTTCGACTCCGGCGGGATCCACGTCGACTTCGCCGATCCGTACTGCCCGACGCTGCGCGCGGCGGTCAGCGACCTCCCCGAAGTGGTCGACGGCGGCACCATGGTGGTGATCCAGGGGCCGCGATTTTCCACCCGCGCCGAAAGCCGGTGGTTCGCCTCCGCCGGGTTCTCGCTGGTGAACATGACCGGATACCCGGAGGCCGTGCTCGCCCGCGAGCTCGAAATCTGTTACGCGGCAATCGCTTTGGTGACCGACCTGGACGCCGGCGTGAGCGCCGGGGAGGGCGTGCGGACCGTCGACGTGTTCGCCGAATTCGAACGCAACATCGGGCCGTTCAAGGCGCTGGTGCGCGCGGCCATCGGCCGGGTCGCCGCCGACCGCACCTGCACCCACTGCCTGCCGCACACCGGGGTGGCGCTGCCCATCGAGCTGCCATGA
- a CDS encoding 1,4-dihydroxy-2-naphthoate polyprenyltransferase, translated as MANLGQWVSGARPRTLPNAVAPVVAGTGAAAWLGSAVWWKALLALAVALALTVGVNYANDYSDGIRGTDDDRAGPVRLVGSRLAAPRAVLGAALASLTIGALAGVVLALFSAPWLIAVGAACIAGAWLYTGGSKPYGYAGFGEVAVFLFFGLVAVLGTQYTQALRVDWVGLLLAVSVGALSSSVLVANNLRDIPTDARSGKITLAVRLGDARTRVLYQALLGTAGVLTLALMVATPWCAAGLVATPLALRAIAPVRSGRGGPELIPVLRDTGLAMVVWAIAVAAALAIGT; from the coding sequence GTGGCCAATCTCGGGCAGTGGGTTTCGGGTGCGCGGCCGCGGACGTTGCCCAACGCGGTGGCGCCGGTCGTCGCCGGCACCGGCGCCGCGGCCTGGCTGGGATCCGCGGTGTGGTGGAAGGCGCTGCTGGCGCTGGCCGTCGCGCTCGCGCTGACCGTGGGCGTCAACTACGCCAACGACTACTCCGACGGCATCCGCGGCACCGACGACGACCGGGCCGGCCCGGTGCGCCTGGTCGGCTCGCGGCTGGCGGCCCCGCGGGCGGTGCTGGGCGCCGCGCTCGCGAGCCTGACGATCGGGGCGCTCGCCGGGGTGGTGCTGGCGCTGTTCAGCGCGCCGTGGCTGATCGCGGTGGGCGCGGCCTGCATCGCCGGGGCGTGGCTGTACACCGGCGGCTCGAAACCCTACGGCTACGCCGGTTTTGGCGAGGTCGCGGTGTTCCTGTTCTTCGGGCTGGTCGCCGTGCTCGGCACCCAGTACACGCAGGCGTTGCGGGTGGACTGGGTGGGGCTGCTGCTGGCGGTGTCGGTCGGGGCGCTGTCGTCGTCGGTGCTGGTGGCCAACAACCTGCGCGACATCCCCACCGACGCGCGGTCGGGGAAGATCACCCTCGCGGTGCGGTTGGGCGACGCCCGCACCCGCGTCCTGTATCAGGCGCTGCTGGGCACCGCCGGTGTGCTGACCCTGGCCCTGATGGTGGCCACCCCGTGGTGTGCCGCCGGACTGGTGGCCACGCCGCTGGCCCTGCGCGCCATAGCCCCGGTGCGATCGGGACGCGGCGGCCCGGAGCTGATCCCGGTGCTGCGCGACACCGGGCTGGCGATGGTGGTGTGGGCGATCGCGGTGGCGGCGGCGCTGGCGATAGGTACCTAG
- a CDS encoding beta-ketoacyl-ACP synthase III → MKQISATSGPTNIGLLSVGSYRPARVVTNDELCENIDSSDEWIYSRTGIKTRRFAARDESAASMATEAGREAIAKASLEASDIDCVIVATSTHLLQTPACAPAVAAALGATGVPAFDISAGCAGFGYALGVAADMIRGGTAARVLVLGSEKLSPTIDMQDRSNCFIFADGAAGVVVGETPTQGIGPTVWGSDGNQASAIRQDIDWLDYLENPTGPRPFLRLEGSAVFRWAAFEMGKVGQQAMDAAGIRPDEIDVFVPHQANSRINEILAKSLELRPDAVIANDIEHTGNTSAASIPLAMAEVLATGAAKAGDLALLIGYGAGLSYAAQVVRLPNG, encoded by the coding sequence ATGAAGCAGATTTCCGCGACCAGCGGGCCCACCAACATCGGCTTGCTCAGCGTCGGGTCATACCGCCCCGCACGCGTGGTGACCAACGACGAGCTCTGCGAAAACATCGACTCCTCCGACGAGTGGATCTATTCGCGCACCGGGATCAAGACGCGCCGGTTCGCCGCACGCGACGAATCCGCCGCCTCGATGGCGACCGAGGCCGGGCGCGAGGCGATCGCCAAGGCCTCCCTCGAGGCCTCCGACATCGACTGCGTCATCGTGGCCACCAGCACCCACCTCCTGCAGACCCCCGCGTGCGCGCCCGCGGTCGCGGCGGCGCTGGGCGCCACCGGCGTGCCCGCCTTCGACATCTCGGCGGGCTGCGCCGGTTTCGGGTACGCGCTGGGCGTCGCGGCCGACATGATCCGCGGCGGGACCGCCGCCAGGGTGCTGGTCCTGGGCTCGGAGAAGCTGTCCCCCACGATCGACATGCAAGACCGCAGCAACTGCTTCATCTTCGCCGACGGCGCGGCCGGCGTGGTGGTGGGCGAGACGCCCACGCAGGGCATCGGGCCGACCGTCTGGGGTAGTGACGGCAACCAGGCCAGCGCCATCCGCCAGGACATCGACTGGCTCGACTACCTGGAGAATCCCACCGGCCCGCGCCCCTTCCTGCGGCTCGAGGGCAGCGCGGTCTTCCGCTGGGCGGCTTTCGAGATGGGCAAGGTCGGCCAGCAGGCCATGGACGCGGCGGGGATCCGGCCCGACGAGATCGACGTCTTCGTGCCGCACCAGGCCAACAGCCGAATCAACGAGATTCTGGCCAAGAGCCTCGAGTTGCGGCCGGACGCGGTGATCGCCAACGACATCGAGCACACCGGCAACACCTCGGCGGCGTCCATCCCGTTGGCCATGGCCGAGGTGCTGGCGACCGGGGCGGCCAAGGCCGGCGACCTGGCCCTGCTGATCGGTTACGGCGCCGGCCTGAGCTATGCCGCCCAGGTCGTCCGGCTGCCCAACGGCTGA
- a CDS encoding DUF4229 domain-containing protein: MSHEGSDNTIGGPGNGAGGESAENHVVVPVLAYMAARLLLAVVLTAVIYGVARLAGITQFPLVVAALFALIIAMPLGIWVFGPLRRRATAALAIAGERRRRERELLQARLHGDAPPDEAREDG, translated from the coding sequence GTGTCACACGAAGGTAGCGACAACACCATCGGGGGCCCGGGAAACGGCGCGGGCGGCGAGAGCGCCGAAAACCACGTCGTCGTCCCCGTTTTGGCATACATGGCGGCGCGGTTGCTGCTGGCGGTCGTGCTCACCGCCGTGATCTACGGCGTCGCGCGGTTGGCGGGCATCACGCAGTTCCCCCTCGTGGTGGCCGCGCTGTTCGCGCTGATCATCGCGATGCCGCTGGGCATCTGGGTGTTCGGGCCGCTGCGCCGGCGCGCCACCGCGGCGCTGGCGATCGCCGGCGAACGGCGCCGACGGGAGCGCGAGCTGCTGCAGGCCCGGCTGCACGGGGACGCCCCGCCCGACGAGGCGCGCGAGGACGGGTGA
- a CDS encoding MinD/ParA family ATP-binding protein produces the protein MSEHPTAGVGAPEQPTTQIPPQTSSAPAQQDAGEPQPESGGDAPTRAFAGFRTERRVPTPEHQQAAPPTAPRPGAMPPWDSTPVTGIPRVDPTAYGAYYAGPDAPPTQMQGAPQRPEHLPHTPYPELSTGMLLRPVQPPPSDGWRLLLYKMSGGLINLGESPRASRYNNLVAQVNRPLRGSYRVAFLSLKGGVGKTTIAATLGATFASIRGDRVVAVDANPDRGTLSQKIPLETAATVRQLLHDAGTIERYSDVRRYTSKGPSGLEVLASETDPAISEAFSAEDYGRILDILERFYGLVLTDCGPGLLHSVMKSVLDRADALVVVSSASIDGARSASATLDWLDAHGHEDLVRNSIAVINGVRPRPGKVDMNKVIEHFSRRCRAVQLVPFDPHLEEGAEIDLERLRRPTREALTELAAIVADGFPGDQRNPGVLG, from the coding sequence GTGTCCGAGCATCCAACGGCGGGCGTGGGGGCGCCCGAACAACCGACCACGCAAATTCCCCCACAGACGTCATCGGCGCCCGCCCAGCAGGACGCGGGCGAACCGCAACCGGAGTCGGGCGGGGACGCCCCGACTCGCGCCTTCGCCGGATTCCGCACCGAGCGCCGCGTCCCCACCCCCGAACACCAGCAGGCGGCCCCGCCCACCGCGCCGCGGCCCGGCGCCATGCCGCCGTGGGACTCCACCCCGGTCACCGGCATCCCGCGCGTCGACCCGACCGCCTACGGCGCCTATTACGCCGGGCCGGACGCCCCGCCCACCCAGATGCAGGGGGCGCCGCAGCGCCCCGAGCACCTCCCGCACACGCCGTATCCGGAGCTGTCCACCGGCATGTTGCTGCGGCCGGTCCAGCCGCCGCCGTCCGACGGGTGGCGGCTGCTGCTGTACAAGATGTCCGGCGGGCTGATCAACCTGGGCGAAAGTCCCCGCGCCAGCCGCTACAACAACCTGGTCGCCCAGGTGAACCGGCCGTTGCGCGGCTCGTACCGGGTGGCGTTCCTGTCGCTGAAGGGTGGTGTCGGCAAGACGACGATCGCGGCGACGCTGGGCGCCACCTTCGCATCCATTCGGGGCGACCGCGTGGTGGCCGTGGACGCCAACCCCGACCGCGGCACGCTGAGCCAGAAGATCCCGCTGGAGACCGCCGCGACCGTGCGTCAGCTGCTGCACGACGCCGGAACCATCGAGCGCTACAGCGACGTGCGCCGCTACACCTCGAAGGGTCCCAGCGGCCTGGAGGTGCTCGCCTCGGAGACCGACCCCGCGATCTCGGAGGCCTTCAGCGCCGAGGACTACGGGCGGATCCTGGACATCCTGGAGCGGTTCTACGGCCTGGTGCTCACCGACTGCGGACCCGGCCTGCTGCACTCGGTGATGAAGTCGGTGCTCGACAGGGCCGACGCCCTGGTCGTGGTCAGTTCGGCCTCCATCGACGGCGCGCGCAGCGCGTCGGCCACGCTGGACTGGTTGGACGCCCACGGCCACGAAGACCTGGTCCGCAATTCGATCGCGGTCATCAACGGGGTGCGCCCGCGCCCCGGCAAGGTCGACATGAACAAGGTGATCGAGCACTTCTCCCGGCGCTGCCGCGCGGTCCAGCTGGTGCCGTTCGACCCGCACCTGGAAGAGGGCGCCGAGATCGACCTGGAGCGGCTGCGGCGGCCCACCCGCGAAGCGCTCACCGAGCTGGCCGCCATCGTCGCCGACGGATTCCCCGGCGACCAGCGCAACCCGGGAGTCCTGGGCTAG
- the ccsB gene encoding c-type cytochrome biogenesis protein CcsB has translation MNTLHVNVELARYSDWAFTSAVVALVIALLLLAFQLAYAGGRRADQRARVLAGAVSADSATPGVVEQPAQRPLDERVGRAGLSVVYLGIGLLFACLVLRGLATVRVPWGNMYEFINLTCLCGLIAGAVVLRRPQYRPLWVFLLLPVLILLTVSGRWLYTNAAPVMPALQSYWLPIHVSVVSLGSGVFLVAGIASILFLLRTSRLGDPDTDSAAARLVRRFPDAETLDRIAYRTTIFAFPVFGFGVIFGAIWAEEAWGRYWGWDPKETVSFVAWVIYAAYLHARSTAGWRDRKAAWINVAGFVAMVFNLFFVNLVTVGLHSYAGVG, from the coding sequence ATGAACACGCTGCACGTCAACGTCGAGCTGGCGCGCTACTCCGACTGGGCGTTCACGTCGGCCGTCGTCGCGCTGGTCATCGCGCTGCTGCTGCTGGCCTTCCAGCTGGCGTACGCCGGCGGGCGCCGCGCGGACCAGCGCGCCCGGGTGCTGGCCGGCGCGGTGAGCGCCGACTCCGCCACCCCCGGCGTGGTCGAACAGCCGGCCCAGCGCCCGCTCGACGAGCGCGTCGGGCGGGCCGGGTTGTCCGTGGTGTACCTGGGCATCGGCCTGCTGTTCGCCTGCCTGGTGCTGCGCGGCCTGGCCACGGTGCGGGTGCCGTGGGGCAACATGTACGAATTCATCAACCTGACCTGCCTGTGCGGGTTGATCGCCGGGGCCGTCGTGCTGCGCCGCCCCCAATACCGTCCCCTGTGGGTCTTTCTGCTGCTGCCGGTGCTGATCCTGCTCACGGTGTCGGGACGCTGGCTCTACACCAACGCCGCGCCCGTGATGCCCGCGTTGCAGTCCTACTGGCTGCCCATCCACGTGTCCGTCGTCAGCCTGGGATCCGGGGTGTTCCTGGTCGCCGGGATCGCCAGCATCCTGTTCCTGCTGCGCACCTCGCGGCTGGGGGACCCCGATACCGACAGCGCCGCGGCCCGGCTGGTGCGGCGCTTCCCGGACGCGGAAACCCTGGACCGCATCGCCTACCGCACGACGATCTTCGCGTTTCCGGTCTTCGGGTTCGGGGTCATCTTCGGGGCCATCTGGGCCGAAGAGGCCTGGGGCAGGTATTGGGGCTGGGACCCCAAAGAGACCGTGTCCTTCGTCGCGTGGGTGATATACGCCGCCTACCTGCACGCCAGGTCGACCGCCGGATGGCGGGACCGCAAAGCCGCGTGGATCAACGTCGCGGGCTTTGTGGCGATGGTCTTCAATTTGTTCTTCGTTAATCTGGTGACTGTCGGCCTGCATTCGTATGCGGGCGTCGGGTGA
- the resB gene encoding cytochrome c biogenesis protein ResB — MGTALVLLFLLALGAIPGALLPQRNLNAGKVDDYLKAHPVIGPWLDRLQAFNVFSSFWFTAIYVLLFVSLVGCLTPRMIEHVRSLRSTPVAAPRNLARLPKHASHQIRAGAEELNTLANAITDRLRGWRTAIRHEDGAASDVVEVSAEKGYLREFGNIVFHFSLLGLLVAVAVGKLFGYEGNVIVIADGGPGFCSASPAAFDSFRAGNTVDGTSLHPLCIRVDDFAAHYLPSGQATSFAANIAYQSGEDLTANTWRHYRLEVNHPLRLGGDRVYLQGHGYAPTFSVTFPDGQVRTSTVQWRPDNPQTLLSSGVARIDPPAGTYPTPAERRAHQIAIQGLLAPTEQLDGTLLSSRFPALNAPAVAVDIYRGDTGLDTGRPQSLFTLDPRLIEQGRLTKEKRVNLRAGQAVRIDQGPAAGTVIRFVGAVPFVNLQVSHDPGQTWVLVFAITMMGGLVVSLLVRRRRVWVRLTPDAGGAPGTVNVELGGLARTDNSGWGDEFERLTERLLDGLGGAGRAETPPASQRSSQVDVT, encoded by the coding sequence ATGGGCACCGCGCTGGTGCTGCTGTTCCTGCTCGCGCTCGGCGCCATCCCCGGCGCCCTGCTGCCGCAGCGCAACCTCAACGCCGGCAAGGTCGACGACTACCTCAAGGCCCACCCGGTGATCGGGCCCTGGCTGGACCGGCTGCAGGCGTTCAACGTGTTCTCCAGCTTCTGGTTCACCGCCATCTACGTGCTGCTGTTCGTGTCCCTGGTCGGCTGCCTCACCCCACGGATGATCGAGCACGTCCGCAGCCTGCGGTCCACCCCGGTCGCCGCCCCGCGCAACCTGGCCCGGCTGCCCAAGCACGCCAGCCACCAGATCCGGGCCGGCGCCGAGGAGCTCAACACCCTGGCCAACGCGATCACCGACCGGCTGCGCGGCTGGCGCACCGCCATCCGCCACGAAGACGGCGCGGCTTCCGACGTCGTGGAGGTATCCGCCGAAAAGGGCTACCTCCGCGAATTCGGCAACATCGTCTTCCACTTCTCGCTGCTGGGCCTGCTGGTCGCGGTGGCCGTCGGCAAGCTGTTCGGCTACGAGGGCAACGTGATCGTCATCGCCGACGGCGGCCCCGGCTTCTGTTCCGCGTCGCCGGCCGCGTTCGACTCGTTCCGGGCCGGCAACACCGTCGACGGCACCTCGTTGCACCCGCTGTGCATCCGGGTCGACGACTTCGCGGCGCACTACCTGCCGTCCGGGCAGGCCACCTCGTTCGCGGCGAACATCGCCTACCAGTCCGGCGAGGACCTGACCGCCAACACCTGGCGCCATTACCGGCTCGAGGTCAACCACCCGCTGCGGCTCGGCGGTGACCGGGTGTACCTGCAGGGGCACGGCTACGCGCCCACCTTCAGCGTCACGTTCCCGGACGGGCAGGTCCGCACGTCGACGGTGCAGTGGCGACCCGACAATCCGCAGACCCTGCTCTCCTCGGGCGTGGCCCGCATCGACCCGCCAGCCGGCACCTATCCCACCCCGGCGGAGCGCCGCGCGCACCAGATCGCGATCCAGGGCCTGCTCGCGCCGACCGAGCAGCTGGACGGCACGCTGCTGTCGTCGCGGTTCCCGGCCCTGAACGCCCCCGCGGTGGCCGTCGACATCTACCGCGGCGACACCGGCCTGGACACCGGGCGGCCCCAGTCGCTGTTCACCCTCGATCCCCGGCTGATCGAGCAGGGCCGGCTGACCAAGGAGAAGCGGGTCAACCTGCGCGCGGGCCAGGCGGTCCGGATCGACCAGGGGCCGGCGGCCGGCACCGTGATCCGCTTCGTCGGCGCCGTGCCGTTCGTCAACCTCCAGGTCTCCCACGACCCCGGCCAGACCTGGGTGCTCGTCTTCGCGATCACGATGATGGGTGGTCTGGTGGTGTCGCTGCTGGTGCGCCGCCGCCGCGTGTGGGTCCGTCTGACGCCCGACGCCGGCGGGGCACCCGGTACGGTGAACGTCGAGCTGGGCGGGCTGGCGCGCACCGACAACTCCGGGTGGGGCGACGAGTTCGAGCGATTGACCGAGCGGTTGCTGGACGGATTGGGCGGGGCCGGCCGCGCCGAGACGCCCCCCGCGTCCCAAAGGAGTTCTCAGGTGGACGTCACATGA
- a CDS encoding cytochrome c biogenesis CcdA family protein, producing MTGFTQIAAAGPLLVALGACLLAGLVSFASPCVVPLVPGYLSYLAAVVGVDEQPPPGAVKAPPGARWRVAGSAALFVAGFTAVFILGTVAVLGMTTTLITNQLLLQRAGGVLTIVMGLVFVGLIPALQRQARFSPRQLTTVAGAPVLGAVFALGWTPCLGPTLAGVITVASATDGASVARGIVLVIAYCLGLGIPFVLLAFGSAGAVAGLGWLRRHTRAIQVFGGVLLITVGALLVTGVWNDFVSWLRDAFVSDVRLPI from the coding sequence GTGACCGGTTTCACCCAGATCGCCGCCGCCGGACCGCTTTTGGTGGCGCTCGGCGCGTGCCTGTTGGCCGGGCTGGTGTCGTTCGCCTCGCCCTGCGTGGTGCCACTGGTGCCCGGCTACCTGTCGTACCTGGCCGCCGTCGTCGGCGTGGACGAACAACCGCCCCCCGGCGCCGTGAAAGCCCCGCCGGGCGCGCGCTGGCGGGTCGCGGGATCGGCGGCGCTGTTCGTCGCCGGATTCACCGCGGTGTTCATCCTGGGCACCGTCGCCGTCCTGGGCATGACGACCACGCTGATCACCAACCAGCTGTTGCTGCAGCGGGCCGGCGGCGTGCTGACCATCGTGATGGGCCTGGTGTTCGTCGGGCTCATCCCGGCCCTGCAGCGCCAGGCGCGGTTCAGCCCGCGGCAACTGACGACGGTCGCCGGGGCGCCGGTGCTGGGCGCGGTGTTCGCGCTGGGCTGGACGCCGTGCCTGGGGCCGACGCTGGCCGGCGTGATCACCGTCGCCTCGGCCACCGACGGCGCCAGCGTGGCGCGCGGCATCGTGCTGGTGATCGCGTACTGCCTGGGGCTGGGGATCCCGTTCGTGCTGTTGGCATTCGGCTCGGCGGGCGCGGTGGCGGGCCTGGGCTGGCTGCGCCGGCACACCCGGGCCATCCAGGTGTTCGGCGGCGTGCTGCTCATCACCGTCGGCGCCCTGCTGGTCACCGGGGTGTGGAACGACTTCGTCTCCTGGCTGCGCGACGCGTTCGTGTCCGACGTGAGGCTCCCGATTTGA